In Micromonospora sp. LH3U1, one genomic interval encodes:
- a CDS encoding helix-turn-helix domain-containing protein, whose product MERATQELRVLELRRRGVTYEQIAAEMGISRRTVERRYQEALQRVGSDTAEQVRREAEDQIYTVRRYAYDLLDLPNLTVSERSNVLRLVLQCNRERVDLLGAKWPSHMIATLEIEANGLEVPGGARSAR is encoded by the coding sequence ATGGAGCGCGCGACGCAGGAGCTTCGGGTGTTGGAGCTGCGCCGCAGGGGTGTCACGTACGAGCAGATCGCGGCGGAGATGGGCATCAGCCGGCGGACGGTCGAACGCCGGTACCAGGAGGCGCTGCAGAGGGTCGGGTCGGACACGGCCGAGCAGGTCCGGCGGGAGGCGGAAGACCAGATCTACACGGTGCGGCGATACGCGTACGACCTGTTGGACCTGCCGAATCTGACGGTGAGCGAGCGGTCCAACGTGCTGCGGCTGGTGTTGCAGTGCAACCGGGAGCGCGTCGATTTGCTCGGGGCGAAGTGGCCGTCGCACATGATCGCGACGTTGGAGATCGAGGCGAACGGTCTGGAGGTGCCCGGTGGCGCTCGTTCTGCCAGGTAA
- a CDS encoding AAA family ATPase, with amino-acid sequence MAGSRNDHLRADWNNTQNDNQGETEARSIVPGQTSTEDGLLGLAPERYSELHRQRDEWVAEKRTQFLTKWPDATDDDWQHQTQMWSFYDGCTADETLRFFRAWTGWAASPNSRQGRESWAESFPNQPPALLPEAQAVWDAAEAAREQERHAQVVREKVKTKRVDRDADKLLRDELFAQTWREPASHGTLAEELLLPDPEVTYRVDRLMPVDGNVTLTAQYKTGKTTMVNELVRSLVDNQPFLGQYQVNPDGGRVAIFNYEVAEPMYRRWLRDQQIENPDRVVALHLRGKRLPLTSPQVEDWVVRWLSEREVTVWVVDPFARAYVGCGEENDNTAVGAFLDTLDVIKDRAGVRELILPLHTGRAEQQRGEERARAATRLDDWADARWVLTRDTKTDHRFLWADGRDVKVQEQRLSFDQQTRRLTAEGEGTGRAATRDDELDGRIIAAVTAEPGIGKNELHDRLGGDKVAVRSAADRLVQAGRLKKIIGANKKHHLHPPTT; translated from the coding sequence ATGGCCGGATCCCGTAACGACCACCTGAGGGCTGACTGGAACAACACCCAGAACGACAACCAAGGCGAAACCGAGGCAAGATCAATTGTACCAGGACAAACGTCGACTGAGGACGGTCTGCTCGGGCTCGCACCCGAGCGGTACTCCGAGCTGCACCGCCAGCGAGACGAGTGGGTTGCCGAGAAGCGGACCCAATTCCTCACGAAGTGGCCCGACGCGACCGACGACGACTGGCAGCACCAAACCCAGATGTGGAGCTTCTACGACGGGTGCACCGCCGACGAGACCCTTCGCTTCTTCCGAGCCTGGACCGGTTGGGCTGCCAGCCCCAACAGCCGGCAGGGGCGAGAGTCGTGGGCCGAGTCGTTCCCAAACCAGCCGCCCGCCCTGCTCCCCGAAGCCCAAGCCGTATGGGACGCAGCGGAAGCCGCCCGGGAGCAGGAACGGCACGCCCAAGTCGTCCGGGAGAAGGTCAAGACCAAACGGGTCGACCGGGACGCGGACAAGCTCCTGCGAGACGAACTGTTCGCCCAGACCTGGCGGGAGCCCGCCAGCCACGGCACCCTCGCCGAAGAGCTGCTACTGCCCGACCCCGAGGTCACCTACCGGGTCGACCGGCTGATGCCCGTCGACGGAAACGTCACCCTCACCGCCCAGTACAAGACCGGCAAGACCACCATGGTCAATGAGCTGGTCCGCAGCCTGGTCGACAACCAGCCGTTCCTCGGTCAGTACCAGGTCAACCCCGACGGCGGGCGGGTCGCGATCTTCAACTACGAAGTCGCCGAGCCGATGTACCGCCGGTGGCTCCGGGACCAGCAGATCGAGAACCCCGACCGGGTGGTCGCGCTGCACCTGCGGGGGAAGCGCCTGCCGCTGACCAGCCCGCAGGTTGAAGACTGGGTCGTCCGGTGGCTGTCCGAGCGGGAAGTCACCGTCTGGGTGGTCGACCCGTTCGCCAGGGCGTACGTCGGCTGCGGCGAAGAGAACGACAACACCGCCGTCGGGGCGTTCCTCGACACCCTGGACGTGATCAAGGACCGGGCTGGCGTCCGAGAGCTGATCCTGCCGCTGCACACCGGCCGAGCCGAGCAACAACGGGGCGAGGAACGGGCGCGGGCGGCGACCCGACTAGACGACTGGGCCGACGCCCGGTGGGTCCTAACCCGGGACACCAAGACCGACCACCGGTTCCTGTGGGCCGACGGGCGAGACGTCAAAGTCCAGGAGCAGCGGCTCAGCTTCGACCAGCAGACCCGCCGGTTGACCGCCGAGGGCGAGGGGACCGGCCGCGCGGCGACCCGAGACGACGAACTCGACGGCCGCATCATCGCGGCAGTCACCGCCGAGCCCGGGATCGGAAAGAACGAGCTGCATGACCGGCTCGGAGGCGACAAGGTGGCCGTCCGCAGCGCGGCCGACAGGCTCGTCCAAGCCGGGCGGCTCAAGAAGATCATCGGAGCGAACAAGAAGCACCACCTCCACCCACCCACCACCTAA
- a CDS encoding DNA-binding protein, giving the protein MNVTVPTIDQVRDFSVTVDLRTAGSCFGIGRDLSYDLARQGAFPVPVLRLGRRLVVTRAALLQALGEATETPDGGAQ; this is encoded by the coding sequence GTGAACGTCACCGTCCCCACCATCGACCAAGTCCGCGACTTCTCGGTGACCGTCGACCTGCGCACCGCCGGCAGTTGCTTCGGCATCGGCCGCGATCTGTCCTACGACCTCGCCCGGCAAGGTGCGTTCCCGGTCCCCGTCCTGCGGCTCGGCCGTCGGCTGGTCGTCACCCGGGCCGCGCTACTCCAGGCGCTCGGAGAGGCCACCGAAACCCCGGACGGGGGTGCCCAGTGA
- a CDS encoding helix-turn-helix domain-containing protein, protein MATKHVFSGANLRARRKTAGYTQDSLGQKLGTRRTNVNRWENNQRSPQPPVLLQLAEVLDCQVGDLFEAVAE, encoded by the coding sequence ATGGCAACAAAACACGTGTTCAGCGGCGCGAACCTACGCGCCAGGCGGAAAACCGCCGGCTACACGCAAGACAGTCTCGGACAGAAGCTCGGGACGCGACGGACCAACGTCAACCGGTGGGAGAACAACCAACGCTCGCCGCAGCCGCCGGTCCTGCTCCAGCTCGCCGAAGTGCTCGACTGCCAGGTCGGCGACCTGTTCGAGGCGGTGGCCGAGTGA
- a CDS encoding WhiB family transcriptional regulator encodes MTNQQGKDPADVWYQPGRLLPKFVGRAGQACKETDPSLFFRAAKEHAAKAICNTTPCRWRAECLQFVLVMSPDRDRHGVWGGTTPAERYLIRQGKIQPGDAWSGAVAQDELDSALRNAEIEVHSNPGQSSSPRFDKSERAAQVRLCAELRQQGLSVAAISGKLDLNYRLVLVRLQAAKEAQQAPTAQPQ; translated from the coding sequence TTGACCAATCAGCAAGGCAAAGACCCCGCCGACGTTTGGTATCAGCCCGGCCGGCTACTGCCGAAATTCGTGGGCCGGGCCGGTCAGGCGTGCAAGGAGACGGATCCAAGCCTGTTTTTCCGTGCGGCCAAAGAGCACGCCGCGAAAGCGATCTGCAACACCACTCCCTGTCGGTGGAGGGCTGAGTGTCTGCAATTCGTCTTGGTGATGTCCCCTGACAGGGATCGGCACGGTGTTTGGGGCGGCACCACCCCTGCTGAACGGTACCTAATTCGACAGGGAAAGATCCAGCCTGGAGACGCTTGGTCGGGGGCCGTCGCACAAGACGAACTGGATAGCGCCCTGCGCAATGCGGAGATTGAAGTGCATTCCAACCCTGGTCAAAGCAGCTCCCCGCGCTTTGATAAGTCGGAGCGAGCAGCACAAGTTCGTCTCTGTGCCGAACTGCGCCAACAGGGTTTATCGGTTGCGGCGATCTCCGGGAAACTCGACCTCAATTATCGGCTCGTCCTCGTACGGCTGCAGGCCGCCAAAGAAGCCCAACAGGCACCAACCGCGCAGCCCCAATAG
- a CDS encoding site-specific integrase — MNRPFVYRQQKIAGVYQRCNRDCPANRCAEHRWAFHIELPAGPDGRRRQVTKGGFQTGREAMKAREEVGTADRDGKISANPRTTFAGWSAEWLAGKIERGELKPSSARAHTDALRLHLVPQLGRYKLTELTGYHLTRAYGAILRDRRAQVAEATKDGRKVPPSISPASIVRMHGVVSGCLRSAEKAGLVPRNVAPHAELPTWRPTEVRPWTPDQARQFLDWLDRQSDRLAPLIHLAVHTGLRRGELLALGWADVDLDTGTARVWRQRVTVAGAVSVVDHPKTRSGERTVPLFPGTVAVLRQWRAQQNRERLAWEGAWNDRGWVFTHEDGKPLFPDTVGRVFAKRARQAELPPLRFHDLRHTFASIAADAGVPIEMLSKVMGHANVRTTLQLYAHLYPETHRRVADLVGEKLASRAATG, encoded by the coding sequence GTGAACCGGCCGTTCGTGTACCGCCAGCAGAAGATCGCCGGGGTGTACCAGCGGTGCAACCGCGACTGCCCCGCCAACAGGTGCGCCGAGCACCGCTGGGCGTTCCACATCGAGCTGCCCGCCGGGCCAGACGGCCGCCGCCGGCAGGTCACCAAGGGCGGGTTCCAGACCGGCCGGGAGGCGATGAAAGCCCGCGAGGAGGTTGGGACCGCCGACCGGGACGGGAAGATCAGCGCGAACCCCCGGACGACCTTCGCTGGCTGGTCCGCCGAATGGTTGGCCGGGAAGATCGAACGGGGCGAGCTGAAACCGTCCAGCGCCCGAGCCCACACCGACGCCCTGCGGCTGCACCTGGTCCCCCAGCTCGGCCGGTACAAGCTGACCGAGCTGACCGGGTACCACCTGACCCGGGCGTACGGGGCGATCCTGCGGGACCGGCGGGCGCAGGTCGCGGAGGCGACCAAGGACGGCCGGAAGGTCCCCCCGTCGATCTCCCCCGCCAGCATCGTCCGGATGCACGGGGTGGTGTCGGGTTGCCTGCGCAGCGCGGAGAAAGCCGGGCTGGTCCCCCGGAACGTCGCCCCGCACGCGGAGCTGCCGACGTGGCGACCCACCGAGGTCCGCCCATGGACCCCCGACCAGGCCCGGCAGTTCCTCGACTGGCTCGACCGGCAGTCCGACCGCCTGGCCCCGTTGATCCACCTCGCAGTACACACGGGGCTGCGCCGGGGGGAGCTGCTCGCCCTCGGCTGGGCGGACGTCGACCTGGACACCGGGACAGCCCGGGTGTGGCGGCAGCGGGTGACCGTCGCCGGGGCAGTCTCGGTGGTCGACCACCCGAAGACCCGATCGGGTGAGCGGACCGTCCCGCTGTTCCCGGGGACGGTCGCCGTCCTGCGGCAGTGGCGGGCGCAGCAGAACCGAGAGCGGCTCGCCTGGGAAGGGGCTTGGAACGACCGGGGGTGGGTGTTCACCCACGAGGACGGGAAGCCGCTGTTCCCGGACACGGTCGGGCGGGTGTTCGCGAAGCGGGCTCGGCAGGCCGAGCTGCCGCCGCTGCGGTTCCACGACCTGCGGCACACGTTCGCGTCGATCGCGGCGGACGCGGGGGTGCCGATCGAGATGCTGTCGAAGGTGATGGGTCACGCGAACGTCCGGACGACCCTGCAGCTCTACGCCCACCTGTACCCGGAGACACACCGCCGGGTGGCCGATTTGGTGGGCGAAAAGCTCGCCAGCAGGGCCGCGACCGGCTAG
- a CDS encoding DUF308 domain-containing protein, giving the protein MSAGGARRGRRDNGLDANEYAVVGDVDPRVGEHLLDVLAAGGIAAYLQPSADLNPVTRTTTVPARPVDRLYVDRSHLTTARDYLTQLSDETAPEQPPARDEPDIDAEWARIVAGFHTSATVGERPWPASEDVDERDTLDEPTAGPLARSGSDEPGPTATDVRRLPSATDISGISVGRGTRPDEPSLLDGLDTFGADLPDDEDDEGYHPPPPPPLPRFSKYAVVGVLGVVVGFVLFLFPWLVPVDKSAVTLFGFTGILAGFVTLIWRLRPGDEDDDDPDNGAVV; this is encoded by the coding sequence GTGTCAGCGGGTGGGGCCCGCCGGGGACGGCGGGACAACGGGCTCGACGCGAACGAGTACGCCGTCGTCGGCGACGTCGATCCGCGCGTCGGCGAGCACCTGCTCGACGTGCTGGCCGCCGGCGGGATCGCCGCCTACCTGCAGCCCTCCGCCGACCTCAACCCGGTGACCCGCACCACCACCGTTCCGGCCCGGCCGGTCGACCGGCTCTACGTCGACCGCTCGCACCTGACCACCGCACGGGACTACCTGACCCAACTCTCCGACGAGACCGCTCCGGAGCAGCCGCCAGCCCGCGACGAACCGGACATCGACGCCGAGTGGGCGCGGATCGTGGCGGGCTTCCACACCTCCGCCACGGTCGGCGAACGCCCCTGGCCGGCCTCGGAGGACGTGGACGAACGGGACACCCTCGACGAGCCGACCGCTGGTCCCTTGGCCCGCTCCGGGTCCGACGAGCCCGGTCCGACCGCCACCGACGTCCGCCGGCTACCGTCCGCGACCGACATCTCCGGGATTTCCGTCGGGCGTGGCACGCGGCCGGATGAGCCGTCGCTGCTGGACGGGCTGGACACGTTCGGCGCCGACCTGCCCGACGACGAGGACGACGAGGGATACCACCCGCCCCCGCCGCCTCCGCTGCCCCGCTTCAGCAAGTACGCCGTGGTCGGCGTGCTCGGTGTCGTCGTCGGGTTCGTGCTCTTCCTCTTCCCGTGGCTGGTCCCGGTGGACAAGTCGGCGGTCACCCTGTTCGGGTTCACCGGCATTCTGGCCGGCTTCGTCACGCTGATCTGGCGGCTGCGCCCCGGCGACGAGGACGACGACGACCCGGACAACGGCGCCGTCGTCTGA
- a CDS encoding alpha,alpha-trehalose-phosphate synthase (UDP-forming): protein MRQSSLVVVANRLPIDDSQAPDGACEWRRSPGGLVSALHPLLRHAPATWVGWAGGTGPAPTLPDVDGVRMHTVALSPEDLRDHYEGFANATLWPLYHDAVEQPQHHRRWWEAYQRVNQRFAEATAEVAEPGGVVWVQDYHLHLVPGQLRALRPDLRIGFFLHVPFPPPELFMQLPRRAELLRGMLGADLVGFQRAQAAHNFAQLVTKVLELPATDRRIGIDDRVVRIGAFPVSIDTAEMGALAARPDVAARARRLRQDLGDPRQVILSVDRMDYTKGIEQRLKAYSELLANGDVKVRDTVLVQVAMPSRERVGQYQILRERIEREVGRINGEFGRVGEPAIHYLTQPFDRAELAALYRVADVMAVTPLRDGMNLVAKEYVAARVDDTGALLLSEFAGTAAELSQAYLVNPHDLEGLKQGLRAALRASPADITERMQAMRAHLHQHDIRAWVRSYLRALDEGGALVRLLTSTDADPGDTTRVPRPATPTGSPASHHTSG, encoded by the coding sequence ATGCGACAGAGTTCCCTCGTGGTGGTGGCCAACCGCCTCCCCATCGACGACAGCCAGGCGCCCGACGGTGCCTGCGAGTGGCGCCGCAGCCCAGGTGGGCTGGTCAGCGCGCTGCACCCGCTCCTGCGGCACGCCCCGGCGACCTGGGTCGGCTGGGCCGGCGGCACCGGGCCGGCCCCCACCCTGCCGGACGTGGACGGCGTCCGGATGCACACCGTCGCGCTCAGCCCGGAAGACCTGCGCGACCACTACGAGGGATTCGCCAACGCCACCCTCTGGCCGCTCTACCACGACGCCGTGGAGCAACCGCAGCATCACCGCCGGTGGTGGGAGGCGTACCAGCGGGTCAACCAGCGCTTCGCCGAGGCGACCGCCGAGGTGGCCGAGCCGGGCGGCGTGGTCTGGGTGCAGGATTACCACCTGCACCTGGTGCCCGGCCAACTGCGGGCGCTCCGCCCGGACCTGCGCATCGGGTTCTTCCTGCACGTGCCGTTCCCACCGCCGGAGCTGTTCATGCAGCTGCCCCGCCGCGCCGAACTGCTGCGCGGCATGCTCGGCGCCGACCTGGTCGGCTTCCAGCGCGCCCAGGCGGCGCACAACTTCGCCCAACTGGTGACCAAGGTGCTGGAGCTGCCCGCCACCGACCGGCGCATCGGCATCGACGACCGGGTCGTCCGCATCGGCGCGTTCCCGGTCTCCATCGACACCGCCGAGATGGGCGCGCTCGCCGCCCGCCCGGACGTGGCCGCCCGGGCCCGCCGGCTACGTCAGGACCTCGGCGACCCCCGGCAGGTCATCCTCAGCGTGGACCGGATGGACTACACCAAGGGCATCGAGCAGCGGCTCAAGGCATACAGCGAACTGCTCGCCAACGGCGACGTCAAGGTCCGCGACACCGTGCTGGTGCAGGTCGCGATGCCGAGCCGGGAACGCGTCGGCCAATACCAGATCCTGCGGGAGCGGATCGAGCGCGAGGTGGGCCGGATCAACGGCGAGTTCGGCCGGGTCGGCGAGCCGGCGATCCACTATCTCACCCAGCCCTTCGACCGTGCCGAGCTGGCCGCGCTCTACCGCGTCGCCGACGTCATGGCGGTGACGCCGCTGCGCGACGGGATGAACCTCGTCGCCAAGGAGTACGTGGCCGCCCGGGTGGACGACACGGGCGCCCTGCTGCTCAGCGAGTTCGCCGGCACCGCCGCAGAGCTGTCCCAGGCGTACCTGGTCAACCCGCACGACCTGGAAGGACTCAAGCAGGGCCTCCGTGCGGCGCTGCGGGCCAGCCCGGCCGACATCACCGAACGGATGCAGGCCATGCGCGCCCACCTGCACCAGCACGACATCCGGGCCTGGGTCCGCTCCTACCTCCGCGCACTGGACGAGGGAGGTGCCCTGGTCCGCCTCCTGACCAGCACCGACGCCGACCCCGGTGACACCACCAGGGTGCCCCGACCGGCCACCCCGACCGGCAGCCCAGCCAGCCACCACACCAGCGGCTGA
- a CDS encoding alpha/beta hydrolase translates to MRGREWSRPVRPARREVLSATPELEEGRPPLLFVPGFGHGAWAFAEHWLGHAASRGFPAYAVSLRGHGGSEPAPEATLRAYAHDVVQVAAGLPRQAVLVGHGAGALVVAHALARYPARGAVLVAPVFGGWGVLGAALRRNPAGTLPAVFGGPLRLNRGQLFSRELPDEEARRYVGRLGRAGRRAQWALLGEPEAEPAVGEPPVLVLGSPDDRVVPASTLTRVARRYGSAPLLFPGMGHDLMLDARWAEPIDAILDWLEKEPAAH, encoded by the coding sequence ATGCGGGGCCGGGAGTGGTCCCGCCCGGTCCGGCCGGCCCGTCGGGAGGTGCTCAGCGCCACCCCCGAGCTGGAGGAGGGGCGCCCGCCGCTGCTCTTCGTCCCCGGGTTCGGGCACGGCGCGTGGGCGTTCGCCGAGCACTGGTTGGGTCACGCCGCGTCGCGGGGCTTCCCGGCGTACGCGGTGAGCCTGCGCGGGCACGGTGGCAGCGAGCCGGCGCCGGAGGCGACGCTCCGGGCGTACGCCCATGACGTGGTCCAGGTGGCCGCGGGCCTGCCGCGCCAGGCGGTGCTGGTGGGGCACGGCGCCGGGGCCCTGGTGGTGGCGCACGCGTTGGCCCGCTACCCGGCGCGCGGCGCGGTGCTGGTGGCGCCGGTCTTCGGTGGGTGGGGAGTGCTGGGTGCGGCGCTGCGCCGCAACCCGGCGGGCACGCTGCCGGCGGTGTTCGGCGGGCCGCTCCGGCTCAACCGTGGGCAGTTGTTCAGCCGCGAGTTGCCCGACGAGGAGGCCCGGCGGTACGTCGGACGACTCGGTCGGGCGGGCCGGCGGGCGCAGTGGGCCCTGCTGGGTGAGCCGGAGGCCGAGCCGGCCGTGGGCGAGCCGCCGGTGCTGGTGCTGGGCAGCCCGGATGACCGGGTGGTGCCGGCGTCGACGTTGACCCGGGTGGCCCGCCGCTATGGGTCGGCCCCGCTGCTCTTTCCCGGTATGGGCCACGACCTGATGCTGGACGCGCGGTGGGCCGAGCCGATCGACGCGATCCTGGACTGGCTGGAGAAGGAGCCCGCGGCGCACTGA
- a CDS encoding flavin-containing monooxygenase, with protein MSTSTDHGRPDPEATPSAQSGDGRPVSDRGDTVCVIGAGASGLTAIKNLREHGFGVDCYERETGVGGAWNWRHDRSPVYASTHLLSSKPFTQFPDFPMPDSWPDYPHHSQLLSYFERYADHFDLRSHIWFGTEVIRVEPAEGERWDVTTRSTGGYGPERTSRYAAVVIANGHNWSPKLPRYEGLEQFRGEIMHASSYKDPAQLRGKRVLVVGAGNTGCDIAVEAAQQASRCWHSTRRGYWYAPKYVLGRPADQVNDTLLALRVPLRVRQWLYHWTMRLTVGDLTRFGLPKPDHRVYETHPIANSQLVYYVGHGGIGPVPDIARFHPYAVELADGREIDPEVVIFATGYLPRFEFLDASVFGDSAGAGRPTLWLNAFTPGHPTLAVAGLVQPDSGLFTLSHWQTVLFARLLRARRDRPERAAAFAQRVRERAGERYSGQVKDSSRHWFEVGHADYLRAVQRALVDLEGK; from the coding sequence GTGTCCACCTCCACCGACCACGGCCGGCCCGACCCGGAGGCGACCCCGTCCGCGCAGAGCGGCGACGGCCGTCCGGTCTCCGACCGGGGCGACACGGTCTGCGTCATCGGGGCCGGGGCCAGCGGCCTGACGGCCATCAAGAATCTGCGCGAGCACGGGTTCGGCGTCGACTGCTACGAGCGGGAGACGGGAGTCGGCGGCGCCTGGAACTGGCGGCACGACCGCAGCCCGGTGTACGCCAGCACCCACCTGCTGTCGTCGAAGCCGTTCACCCAGTTCCCCGACTTCCCCATGCCGGACTCCTGGCCGGACTACCCGCACCACAGCCAACTGCTGTCGTACTTCGAGCGGTACGCCGACCACTTCGACCTGCGCTCGCACATCTGGTTCGGCACCGAGGTCATCCGGGTTGAGCCCGCCGAGGGGGAGCGGTGGGACGTGACCACCCGCTCCACCGGCGGGTACGGCCCGGAGCGCACCTCCCGGTACGCCGCCGTGGTGATCGCCAACGGCCACAACTGGTCCCCGAAGCTGCCTCGCTACGAGGGGCTGGAGCAGTTCCGCGGCGAGATCATGCACGCCTCGTCCTACAAGGACCCGGCGCAGCTGCGCGGCAAGCGGGTGCTGGTGGTCGGTGCCGGCAACACCGGCTGCGACATCGCCGTCGAGGCAGCCCAGCAGGCATCGCGCTGCTGGCACTCCACCCGGCGCGGCTACTGGTACGCACCCAAGTACGTGCTCGGCCGCCCCGCCGACCAGGTGAACGACACCCTGCTGGCGCTGCGCGTGCCGCTGCGGGTGCGGCAGTGGCTCTACCACTGGACGATGCGGTTGACCGTCGGCGACCTGACCCGTTTCGGCCTGCCCAAGCCGGACCACCGGGTGTACGAGACGCACCCGATCGCGAACAGTCAGCTCGTCTACTACGTGGGCCACGGTGGGATCGGCCCGGTACCCGACATCGCCCGGTTCCACCCGTACGCGGTGGAGTTGGCCGACGGCCGTGAGATCGACCCCGAGGTGGTCATCTTCGCCACCGGCTACCTGCCGCGCTTCGAGTTCCTCGACGCGTCGGTGTTCGGTGACAGCGCAGGGGCTGGCCGGCCCACGCTGTGGCTCAACGCGTTCACCCCGGGGCATCCGACGCTGGCGGTCGCCGGCCTGGTGCAGCCGGATTCCGGCTTGTTCACCCTGTCGCACTGGCAGACGGTGCTCTTCGCCCGACTGCTGCGGGCCCGCCGGGACCGACCGGAGCGGGCCGCGGCGTTCGCGCAGCGGGTGCGCGAACGGGCTGGGGAGCGTTACTCCGGGCAGGTCAAGGACAGCAGCCGGCACTGGTTCGAGGTCGGCCACGCCGACTATCTGCGCGCCGTCCAGCGCGCCCTGGTCGACCTGGAGGGCAAGTGA
- a CDS encoding endonuclease/exonuclease/phosphatase family protein — MGQGTGVPLRVVSYNIHSQRDDTAALAAVVRAATPDVVIVQEGPRRFRWRQKSATLAESFGLVVAAGGLPALGNLLLTSLRVQVRDTRCQRFPLTPGRHLRGAAYAECRVGDARFTLAGSHLSTDPTERPAQAAEFKRGLDAATSPVLAGADLNEGPDGPAWATVSRGLTDAAVAADRADRLTYSCVDPRRRIDALFVDPRITVVDYDVVDTPQTRRASDHFPVLVDLLLPSTD, encoded by the coding sequence ATGGGCCAGGGTACGGGCGTGCCGCTGCGCGTGGTGTCGTACAACATCCACAGCCAGCGTGACGACACCGCCGCGCTGGCGGCGGTGGTCCGGGCCGCGACGCCGGACGTGGTGATCGTGCAGGAGGGGCCGCGCCGGTTCCGGTGGCGGCAGAAGTCCGCCACGTTGGCCGAGTCGTTCGGCCTGGTGGTGGCCGCCGGCGGGCTGCCCGCGCTGGGCAACCTGCTGCTGACCAGCCTGCGGGTCCAGGTGCGGGACACCCGATGCCAGCGCTTCCCGCTGACCCCCGGGCGGCATCTGCGCGGCGCCGCGTACGCCGAATGCCGGGTCGGCGACGCCCGGTTCACCCTCGCCGGCTCGCACCTGTCCACCGACCCGACCGAGCGCCCGGCGCAGGCCGCCGAGTTCAAGCGTGGGCTGGACGCGGCGACCAGCCCGGTGCTGGCCGGTGCGGACCTCAACGAGGGTCCGGACGGGCCTGCGTGGGCGACCGTGTCGCGCGGGTTGACCGACGCCGCCGTGGCGGCCGACCGGGCGGACCGGCTCACCTACTCCTGCGTCGACCCGCGCCGGCGCATCGACGCGCTCTTCGTCGACCCGCGGATCACCGTGGTCGACTACGACGTGGTGGACACTCCGCAGACCCGCCGGGCCAGCGACCACTTTCCGGTCCTGGTCGACCTGCTGCTGCCCAGCACCGACTGA
- a CDS encoding ROK family glucokinase, which yields MTLTIGVDVGGTKVAGGVVDDTGTVLVQTRRDTPADDVGKTRDVIIELVGELAAGRTIEAVGIGAAGWIDASRSTVLFAPNLAWRDEPLREYVSTAVGLPVIVENDANVAAWAEFRYGAARDADDSMIMFTIGTGVGGGIVLGGELMRGAHGIAAELGHMLAVPDGHQCGCGRLGCIEQYASGSALVRFARAGARQEPNRAAALLDLAGGEAEAITGPMVTAAAQGGDPISAEAFAQIGRWLGTSLADMAQILDPQTLVVGGGVIDAGDLLLGPTRRSYLDALAQRGRLPVAEVLPAELGNSAGVIGAADLARRL from the coding sequence GTGACGCTGACCATCGGAGTCGACGTCGGTGGCACGAAGGTGGCCGGCGGTGTCGTGGACGACACCGGCACGGTCCTCGTGCAGACCCGACGGGACACTCCCGCCGATGATGTCGGCAAGACCCGCGACGTCATCATCGAGCTGGTCGGCGAGCTGGCTGCCGGGCGGACGATCGAGGCCGTCGGCATCGGCGCGGCCGGTTGGATCGACGCCAGCCGCTCGACCGTGCTCTTCGCCCCCAACCTGGCCTGGCGGGATGAGCCGCTGCGCGAGTACGTCAGCACGGCGGTCGGTCTTCCCGTGATCGTGGAGAACGACGCGAACGTGGCCGCCTGGGCCGAGTTCCGCTACGGCGCGGCCCGCGACGCCGACGACTCGATGATCATGTTCACCATCGGCACCGGCGTCGGCGGCGGCATCGTCCTCGGCGGCGAGCTGATGCGGGGCGCGCACGGCATCGCCGCGGAGCTGGGCCACATGCTGGCCGTGCCGGACGGGCACCAGTGCGGTTGCGGCCGGCTGGGCTGCATCGAGCAGTACGCCAGCGGCAGCGCCCTCGTGCGCTTCGCCCGGGCCGGCGCCCGGCAGGAGCCCAACCGGGCCGCCGCGCTGCTGGACCTGGCCGGCGGTGAGGCCGAGGCGATCACCGGCCCGATGGTGACCGCCGCCGCGCAGGGTGGCGACCCGATCTCCGCCGAGGCGTTCGCGCAGATCGGCCGATGGCTGGGCACCAGCCTCGCCGACATGGCGCAGATCCTCGACCCGCAGACCCTGGTGGTCGGCGGCGGTGTGATCGACGCCGGTGACCTGCTGCTCGGCCCGACCCGCCGCTCGTACCTCGACGCGCTCGCCCAGCGCGGTCGCCTGCCCGTGGCCGAGGTGCTCCCGGCCGAGCTGGGCAACAGCGCCGGGGTGATCGGCGCCGCCGATCTGGCCCGCCGGCTCTGA